From a region of the Tachysurus fulvidraco isolate hzauxx_2018 chromosome 5, HZAU_PFXX_2.0, whole genome shotgun sequence genome:
- the mrpl47 gene encoding 39S ribosomal protein L47, mitochondrial: MAAATTCRLAAICRQFQSAVKISLPTKAQYSSHTLLSYRSCIQRRPDLARYVHTSVSRWGLEEFFDLPENWGETTVKSGSPWTAKQLRAKSNEDLHKLWYVLLKEKNMLQTIEQEAKRQCVSMPSPERIKKVERSMQRLDVVVKEREDALRLLQTGQEKGRPGEWRRNIFGKTFWYRFREHPVPWYMNKIYKRKRFYTPSYVSPYIRLSLEKHLRSKTRRERKEKQKQKKVAELFSKKTAQA; encoded by the exons ATGGCGGCGGCCACAACATGCCGCCTTGCTGCAATTTGCAGACAATTTCAAAGCGCTGTTAAAATATCTTTGCCAACCAAAGCTCAATATTCATCACATACATTGCTTAGCTATCGTTCCTGCATTCAAAG GCGTCCTGATCTTGCTCGCTATGTCCACACATCAGTCAGCAGATGGGGCCTCGAGGAATTCTTTGACCTGCCTGAAAACTGGGGAGAGACTACAGTTAAATCAG GTTCTCCATGGACAGCTAAACAGCTTAGAGCAAAGAGTAATGAAGACCTGCACAAGCTGTG GTATGTTCTTCTAAAGGAAAAGAATATGCTGCAAACAATAGAACAAGAGGCAAAGCGGCAATGTGTTTCAATGCCCAGTCCAGAACGTATTAAAAAG GTGGAAAGATCTATGCAGAGGCTTGACGTTGTTGTGAAAGAACGAGAAGATGCTCTCCGTTTACTACAGACAGGACAAGAAAAAGGCAGACCCGGAGAATGGAGGAGAAACATCTTTGGCAAAACGTTCTG GTACCGTTTTAGAGAGCATCCTGTCCCCTGGTACATGAACAAGATCTACAAGAGGAAACGTTTCTACACACCATCATATGTCTCCCCTTACATAAG GCTAAGTCTTGAGAAACACCTGAGGAGTAAAACaaggagagaaaggaaggagaaacaaaagcagaagaaaGTGGCTGAGCTTTTCTCTAAAAAGACTGCACAAGCATGA